One segment of Radiobacillus kanasensis DNA contains the following:
- a CDS encoding Rqc2 family fibronectin-binding protein, whose translation MAFDGIVTRAISQELNHTLATGRVMKIYQPTETELIFVIRSQGQNHHLLLSAHPSYARFHLTKDSYQNPKEPPMFCMLLRKHLLGHFVEQVSQYENERIVEFHFKGKNEIGDETNKILVIEVMGKHSNILLVDKEKGHILDSIKHIPPAVNRVRTIMPGQMYVLPPDQGKQNPFALEPEAFVRVLDFNAGKLDQQIVQHFMGISPLIAKELTQKAYLSAKDAYQKAFAELQETITDGTYSPTIYDGKKEDFHVLDLPHLSDKKETFASVSEMLDHYYSGKAERDRVKQQAGDLYRFLKNELDKNNRKIKKHHQTLDKAEKADQFQRIGELLTANMHLIKAGDKKATVVDYYDPEQKEIDIELNPNKTPSENAQTYFRTYQKLKKSKQMVVQEIEKAREENQYLEDLLQQIEGAREQDIEEIREELREQGYLRTKSHHKKKSNKPAKPDPEVFLASDGTQILVGKNNKQNEYLTNRVAARDDIWLHTKDIPGSHVVIRDSNPSEETLTEAAHLAASFSKSKNSSSVPVDYTRIRHVKKPNGAKPGFVTYDNQKTLFVTPEESIVQALRQNQQNKPD comes from the coding sequence ATGGCATTTGATGGAATTGTAACACGCGCTATTTCACAGGAATTAAATCACACTTTAGCAACTGGAAGAGTGATGAAAATATATCAACCGACCGAAACTGAATTGATTTTTGTTATTCGGAGTCAAGGTCAAAATCATCATTTACTATTATCCGCTCATCCGAGTTATGCTCGGTTTCATTTAACAAAGGACAGCTATCAAAACCCGAAAGAGCCTCCGATGTTTTGTATGTTACTGAGGAAGCACCTCCTCGGGCATTTTGTCGAGCAAGTATCGCAATATGAAAACGAAAGAATTGTAGAATTTCATTTCAAGGGAAAAAATGAGATTGGAGACGAAACAAACAAAATTCTCGTTATAGAAGTGATGGGCAAGCATAGTAATATTCTCTTAGTGGATAAGGAAAAAGGCCACATACTGGATAGTATTAAGCATATTCCACCAGCCGTGAATCGAGTTCGAACGATTATGCCTGGACAAATGTATGTCCTCCCACCTGATCAAGGGAAGCAGAACCCTTTTGCTTTAGAACCTGAAGCTTTTGTTCGAGTACTCGATTTTAATGCAGGAAAGCTAGACCAACAAATTGTCCAACATTTTATGGGGATTTCTCCCCTTATCGCCAAAGAACTCACACAAAAAGCCTACCTGAGTGCCAAGGATGCTTATCAAAAAGCATTTGCAGAGCTACAGGAAACCATTACAGATGGTACTTATTCACCTACGATTTATGACGGTAAAAAAGAAGATTTTCATGTCCTAGATTTACCTCATCTTTCGGATAAGAAAGAGACCTTTGCGTCTGTTAGTGAGATGTTAGATCACTATTACTCTGGAAAAGCAGAACGTGATCGTGTGAAACAACAAGCTGGTGACCTTTACCGCTTTTTAAAGAATGAATTGGATAAGAACAACCGCAAAATAAAAAAGCATCACCAAACATTAGACAAAGCAGAAAAAGCGGATCAATTTCAGCGGATTGGTGAACTATTAACAGCGAATATGCACCTTATTAAAGCAGGTGATAAAAAAGCAACCGTTGTGGACTATTACGATCCTGAGCAAAAAGAGATTGATATTGAATTAAATCCGAACAAAACACCGAGCGAAAACGCCCAAACTTATTTTCGCACGTATCAAAAGCTAAAAAAATCGAAGCAAATGGTTGTGCAAGAAATAGAAAAAGCAAGAGAAGAAAATCAATATTTAGAAGATTTATTACAACAAATTGAAGGAGCACGTGAGCAGGATATTGAAGAAATTCGTGAAGAGTTGCGAGAGCAAGGCTATCTAAGAACGAAAAGTCATCATAAGAAGAAATCTAATAAGCCTGCTAAACCGGATCCAGAAGTATTCCTAGCATCAGATGGTACGCAAATTTTAGTTGGGAAAAACAACAAGCAAAACGAATATCTAACGAATCGAGTAGCAGCTCGAGACGATATTTGGTTACACACGAAGGATATTCCTGGTTCCCATGTCGTTATACGAGACTCCAATCCTAGTGAGGAAACGTTAACGGAAGCTGCTCATTTAGCAGCTAGCTTTAGTAAATCGAAGAACTCTTCTTCCGTTCCCGTTG
- a CDS encoding YicC/YloC family endoribonuclease, producing MVQSMTGYGRDEQWINDTKVSVEIRSVNHRFLDISNKMPKSFLVMEDKIKKTIQSFFHRGRVDLFITIEGTGFIRRDLNVDWELLDQYIQKSNEMKKKYELHGDISLDRLTSLEGAFEIVELEQGQDVLFDAVLLAVSNACKQVKNMREIEGQELKEDMKERVITIQDTVQKLTDRRHVVIEEHRSRIQKRLEEYITDDIADDSRIVQEVALLAEKGDITEELTRLASHCSQFFDTLEQKDTIGRKLDFILQEMHRETNTIGSKSTDVQISQWVVLLKSEIEKIKEQVQNVE from the coding sequence ATGGTACAAAGTATGACGGGATATGGTCGTGATGAGCAATGGATCAACGATACAAAGGTGTCGGTGGAGATTCGCAGTGTGAATCACCGCTTTTTAGACATATCTAATAAAATGCCAAAGTCATTTTTAGTCATGGAAGATAAAATAAAAAAAACGATTCAGTCCTTTTTCCATCGCGGAAGAGTGGACCTGTTTATTACAATAGAAGGAACAGGGTTCATTAGACGTGATTTAAACGTAGACTGGGAATTGTTAGATCAATACATACAAAAATCTAATGAAATGAAAAAGAAATATGAGCTTCATGGAGATATTTCATTAGATCGTTTAACCTCCTTGGAGGGTGCATTTGAAATTGTCGAACTAGAGCAAGGGCAAGATGTCCTTTTCGATGCCGTTTTACTAGCGGTCTCCAACGCTTGTAAGCAAGTGAAGAATATGAGAGAGATAGAAGGGCAAGAATTGAAAGAAGACATGAAGGAGCGTGTGATCACGATTCAAGATACGGTTCAAAAGCTAACGGACCGGAGACATGTCGTAATAGAGGAACATCGCTCTCGTATTCAGAAACGATTAGAGGAATATATTACAGATGACATAGCGGATGACTCTCGAATTGTACAAGAGGTCGCATTGCTTGCTGAAAAGGGAGACATTACGGAAGAGTTGACGAGACTTGCTAGCCATTGCTCTCAATTCTTCGATACGCTAGAACAAAAAGATACTATCGGACGGAAATTGGACTTTATTTTACAGGAAATGCACAGGGAGACGAATACGATTGGCTCCAAATCGACGGATGTTCAGATTAGTCAATGGGTAGTACTATTAAAGAGTGAAATAGAAAAGATAAAAGAGCAAGTACAAAATGTGGAATAA
- the remA gene encoding extracellular matrix/biofilm regulator RemA, whose protein sequence is MSLRLINIGFGNVVSANRIISIVSPESAPIKRIITVARDNNKLVDATYGRRTRAVIITDSDHVVLSAVQPETVGQRVISHDEISDE, encoded by the coding sequence ATGAGTTTACGCTTAATAAACATAGGATTTGGAAATGTAGTATCTGCTAATCGAATAATTTCAATCGTTTCGCCCGAATCAGCTCCCATAAAGCGGATTATTACGGTGGCGCGAGATAATAATAAACTGGTAGATGCTACATATGGACGCCGTACAAGAGCGGTTATCATAACAGACAGTGATCATGTTGTATTATCAGCGGTACAACCAGAAACTGTCGGGCAACGTGTCATTAGCCATGATGAGATTTCTGACGAATAG
- the gmk gene encoding guanylate kinase encodes MIEKKGILFVLSGPSGVGKGTVRKALFDKSTDLKYSISMTTRASRAGEVDGVDYFFKSKEEFESMIEQNQLLEYAEYVGNYYGTPREYVEKTLQEGKDVFLEIEVQGALQVKKNFPQGVFIFLFPPSLEELKNRIINRGTETEDLVRNRLLAAREEIEMMDAYDYVVVNDQIELAVDKIQAIVQSEHCKRERVAQEYKKALEADFS; translated from the coding sequence TTGATTGAAAAGAAAGGAATATTGTTCGTTTTATCTGGCCCATCCGGTGTAGGGAAAGGAACAGTAAGAAAAGCACTTTTTGATAAATCTACAGACTTAAAGTATTCGATTTCCATGACTACCAGAGCCAGTCGAGCAGGTGAGGTTGATGGAGTGGACTATTTCTTTAAATCAAAAGAAGAGTTCGAGTCCATGATCGAACAAAATCAATTGTTAGAGTACGCCGAATATGTAGGGAACTATTACGGAACACCAAGGGAGTATGTGGAAAAAACGTTACAAGAAGGAAAAGACGTTTTTCTAGAAATAGAAGTGCAAGGTGCTCTACAGGTGAAGAAGAATTTTCCGCAAGGTGTATTTATTTTTCTCTTCCCACCTAGTTTAGAAGAGTTAAAAAATCGAATTATTAACCGAGGAACGGAAACGGAGGATTTAGTCCGGAATCGTTTGCTTGCAGCAAGAGAGGAAATTGAAATGATGGACGCGTATGATTACGTAGTCGTCAATGATCAAATTGAATTAGCAGTAGACAAAATACAAGCAATCGTTCAAAGTGAACATTGTAAACGGGAACGAGTGGCTCAAGAATATAAAAAAGCTTTGGAGGCGGATTTTTCATGA
- the rpoZ gene encoding DNA-directed RNA polymerase subunit omega yields the protein MMLEPSIDALQEKINSKYTLVTLSARRARQMQETKRVHVENPKSHKYVGIALEEIQADKLYYEAAEE from the coding sequence ATGATGCTAGAACCATCTATTGATGCTTTACAAGAGAAAATAAATTCTAAATACACGTTGGTTACCTTGTCGGCACGCCGTGCTAGACAAATGCAGGAAACCAAGCGAGTACACGTAGAAAACCCTAAGTCTCACAAATATGTGGGAATAGCATTAGAAGAGATCCAAGCAGATAAGCTTTATTACGAAGCAGCGGAAGAATAA